The Pleuronectes platessa chromosome 10, fPlePla1.1, whole genome shotgun sequence genome contains a region encoding:
- the mgat1a gene encoding alpha-1,3-mannosyl-glycoprotein 2-beta-N-acetylglucosaminyltransferase a, with protein MFRKKSSLILCGMFVFISWNAILVLLLRGRPAPGPSSVPSQEKGEVGQIPMNDVMGDVLRMADVFEAELDLQKKILIQIKSHKSLWDPSNRNKQKVVAAPAPEPVIPILVIACNRVTVRRCLDKLLQHRPSAELYPIIVSQDCGHAETAEVIRSYGDKVTHLKQPDLSDVAVRPEHKKFQGYYKISRHYHWALNQVFKTLSHSSVVIVEDDLEVAPDFFEYFRSLLPLLKSDPSLWCVSAWNDNGRDGYVDPGKADVLYRTDFFPGLGWMLVGEVWEELEPKWPASFWDDWMRQPEQRRDRACIRPEVSRTLTFGRQGVSLGQFYDKYLRYIKLNAEFVPFTKLDLSYLKEETYRNNLEKEVYSAPVVTYEDVKQGQLKGPGPFRLQYSSKDSFKALAKNLGIMDDLKSGVPRTGYRGVVSFISRGRRIYLAPPPGWTKYDRTWS; from the exons ATGTTCCGCAAGAAAAGCTCCCTCATACTATGTGGTATGTTCGTATTTATCAGCTGGAATGCCATACTGGTGCTTCTGCTGCGGGGCAGGCCTGCACCCGGGCCGTCGAGCGTGCCTAGCCAAGAGAAGGGGGAAGTGGGTCAAATCCCTATGAACGATGTCATGGGAGATGTGCTTCGAATGGCCGACGTGTTCGAGGCAGAGCTCGATCTGCAGAAGAAAATCCTGATCCAGATCAAGAGTCACAAGTCACTGTGGGATCCGTcgaacagaaacaaacagaaggtCGTAGCCGCACCTGCACCTGAGCCCGTCATTCCTATCCTGGTTATTGCCTGTAACAGGGTCACTGTAAGACGCTGCTtggacaaactgctgcagcaccGTCCCTCAGCAGAGCTTTACCCAATCATAGTGAGTCAAGACTGTGGACACGCTGAGACTGCTGAAGTGATTCGCTCTTACGGAGATAAGGTGACTCATCTAAAACAGCCGGACTTGTCTGACGTCGCTGTGCGGCCAGAGCACAAGAAGTTTCAGGGTTACTACAAAATCTCCAGGCATTACCACTGGGCTCTCAACCAAGTGTTCAAGACCCTGTCTCATTCCTCTGTTGTGATTGTAGAGGATGATTTGGAG GTGGCACCAGACTTCTTCGAGTACTTCCGCTCCCTGCTGCCACTTTTGAAATCCGATCCcagtctgtggtgtgtgtccGCCTGGAATGACAATGGCAGGGACGGCTACGTGGATCCTGGGAAGGCGGATGTGCTCTACCGGACGGACTTCTTCCCTGGTCTGGGTTGGATGCTCGTCGGGGAGGtgtgggaggagctggagcccaAATGGCCTGCTTCATTCTGGGATGACTGGATGCGTCAGCCAGAGCAGCGCCGCGACCGTGCCTGTATCCGCCCTGAAGTCTCACGGACTTTAACGTTTGGCCGTCAAGGTGTGAGTCTGGGTCAGTTTTACGACAAGTACCTGCGCTACATTAAACTGAATGCCGAATTTGTGCCTTTCACAAAGTTAGACCTAAGCTACTTGAAGGAGGAGACGTACAGAAACAATTTAGAAAAGGAAGTTTACAGTGCTCCTGTGGTGACATATGAAGATGTAAAGCAGGGGCAGCTAAAAGGACCTGGGCCCTTCCGCCTTCAATACTcgagcaaggacagttttaaaGCGCTGGCCAAAAACCTGGGCATCATGGATGACTTGAAGTCTGGAGTCCCAAGAACAGGCTACAGAGGAGTCGTCAGTTTCATCTCAAGAGGAAGGAGAATCTACCTGGCTCCCCCTCCAGGATGGACGAAGTATGATCGCACCTGGAGCTGA
- the sh3bp5la gene encoding SH3-binding domain protein 5-like, a gives MEPGDLRESPAGSGESDAGDWREGIPGGDGEEEVKAAETNGTSMEAALRDTCGESERQKGGGDPLHSPYEEELDPRIQQELEHLNEASAEINRLELQLDDARSGYRKILTDSARKLNAQSSQLGGCIEKARPYYEARRLAKEAQQETQKAALSYERAVSMHTAAREMVYVAEQGLMADGKNTLDPTWQEMLNHATSKVNEAEEERLRSEREHMRVTHACQEAEARVQMLQKSLKRVILKSKPYFELKAQFNHILEENKAKVLQLEQQVAKVKTRYSIALRNLEQISEQIHAQRGRDQVEGGRPTVCGGRSPPVGAESDMKEEEGGACGGGSSGKDLVDKYKEDENERERERAGSDSLSVFSLQTIASDLEKYDSIEHLGDFSDVGSVTGDEGEKERGGVVDRREKLMEASARERQQQFFKQHHRSFSL, from the exons ATGGAGCCGGGCGACTTGCGGGAGAGCCCCGCCGGGTCAGGGGAGTCAGACGCCGGGGACTGGAGAGAGGGTATCCCCGGCGgagatggggaggaggaggtcaagGCTGCCGAAACCAACGGAACTTCAATGGAGGCGGCCCTGAGGGACACCTGCGGGGAAAGTGAGAGGCAAAAAGGCGGCGGAGATCCACTGCACAGCCCGTACGAGGAGGAGCTGGACCCCCGGATCCAG CAAGAGTTGGAACATCTCAACGAAGCCAGTGCAGAAATCAACAgactggagctgcagctggat GATGCCAGGTCAGGGTACCGGAAGATACTGACTGATTCTGCCAGGAAGCTGAACGCCCAGAGCTCTCAGCTGGGTGGCTGCATAGAGAAAGCTAGACCGTACTACGAGGCTCGCCGCCTTGCAAAAGAG gctcagcaggAGACCCAGAAGGCAGCCTTGAGCTACGAGAGAGCGGTTTCTATGCACACAGCTGCCAGGGAGATGGTTTACGTGGCAGAGCAGGGCCTGATGGCCGATGGGAAGAACACCCTGGATCCCACCTGGCAGGAGATGCTCAACCATGCTACCTCCAAG GTGAacgaagcagaggaggagcgacTCCGCAGTGAGAGGGAGCACATGCGGGTCACACACGCCTGTCAGGAGGCCGAGGCTCGGGTTCAGATGCTTCAGAAGTCCCTTAAGAGAGTCATCCTGAAATCCAAACCTTATTTTGAGCTCAAGGCTCAGTTCAACCACATACTGGAG GAGAACAAGGCCAAAGTGCTGCAGCTCGAGCAGCAGGTCGCCAAAGTGAAGACCCGCTACTCCATCGCCCTGAGGAACCTGGAGCAGATCAGCGAGCAGATCCACGCTCAGAGGGGGAGGGACCAGGTCGAGGGGGGGCGCCCCACTGTGTGCGGGGGGCGGAGTCCCCCTGTCGGAGCCGAGTCCGacatgaaagaggaagaaggaggagccTGCGGCGGCGGCTCGTCCGGGAAAGATCTGGTGGACAAATACAAGGAGgacgagaatgagagggagagagagcgagccgGATCGGATTCCCTCTCGGTCTTCAGCCTGCAGACCATCGCTTCCGACCTGGAGAAATACGACTCCATCGAGCACCTCGGGGACTTCAGCGATGTGGGCAGCGTGACTGGGGATGAGGGGGAGAAGGAGCGAGGCGGCGTGGTGGACAGGAGGGAGAAGCTGATGGAAGCGTCTGCCAGGGAGCGACAGCAGCAGTTCTTCAAGCAGCACCACCGCAGCTTCAGTTTGTGA